In Candidatus Hinthialibacter antarcticus, one genomic interval encodes:
- the dnaG gene encoding DNA primase, whose product MASNDPVKEQILERADIAEVVGQYVHLKSRGGRLFGLCPFHKEKTPSFSVNAERGFYHCFGCSAGGNAIDFVMGVENLTYPEARRMLAEKLGIEIKPAHGSFRQHQEIDRYQIMEAAARFFQRNLDSSKPAMDYLLDRGLTAEDIKRFGLGFAPPGWDNLLYAVKKKNVPEAVMDELGLIVKSNKKDGYYDRFRNRIMFPIRNAIGRVIAFGGRAMDPEDTAKYLNSNETPLFNKSKVMYLLDQAKTIIKERGAVAVEGYMDAIMLHKYGFTQAIATLGTALTPEHVHMLRRYTDRYTLLYDGDSAGIRAARRGVELFFEQGLAVKVALLPGGQDPDDFLREKGEAAMQQLLDEPLDGFEFNLLQEMQGRDPSLPQDKSAIVEGVTPLLLRIPEAFIRNDYVRMLAERIGSDAGALQEAINTKASRTRAPQIRQTSEAPPTQQQTDVVDPMRMQKEALVRLLAFQHRFILPDGMLEAQRPWLFEDAEWSQTLPELTTAFRVNSRLDRIIETLLGDKPGPTSEPSALRLSSLFPDNQDAAAFLRIIESEGMPNREKGLRKMHDEVMDGLQQELQKRNWQQTKLDAQSDPMQALKALDQQLFAQKDEPTP is encoded by the coding sequence ATGGCATCAAACGATCCAGTCAAAGAACAAATTCTAGAACGCGCCGACATCGCAGAAGTCGTCGGTCAATACGTCCACCTCAAATCGCGAGGCGGGCGCTTGTTCGGGCTGTGTCCATTTCACAAAGAAAAAACGCCGTCGTTCAGCGTCAACGCCGAGCGCGGATTCTATCACTGCTTCGGTTGCAGCGCCGGCGGAAACGCCATCGACTTTGTGATGGGCGTCGAGAACCTGACCTACCCCGAAGCGCGCCGCATGTTGGCCGAAAAGCTCGGCATCGAAATCAAACCCGCGCACGGCTCGTTCCGCCAACATCAAGAGATCGACCGCTATCAAATTATGGAAGCGGCGGCGCGATTCTTCCAACGCAATTTAGACTCCAGCAAACCCGCGATGGACTACTTGCTCGACCGTGGGCTTACCGCTGAAGACATCAAACGCTTCGGGCTGGGCTTTGCGCCGCCGGGCTGGGACAACCTGCTCTACGCCGTCAAAAAGAAAAATGTCCCGGAAGCCGTGATGGACGAACTGGGGCTGATTGTCAAAAGCAATAAAAAAGACGGCTACTATGACCGCTTTCGCAACCGCATCATGTTCCCCATCCGCAACGCGATTGGGCGGGTGATCGCCTTCGGCGGTCGCGCCATGGACCCGGAAGACACCGCCAAATATTTGAACAGCAACGAAACGCCGCTCTTTAACAAATCGAAAGTAATGTATTTGTTAGACCAAGCGAAAACCATCATTAAAGAACGCGGCGCGGTAGCGGTCGAAGGCTACATGGACGCCATCATGCTGCACAAATATGGCTTCACCCAGGCAATCGCGACGCTGGGCACCGCGTTGACGCCGGAACATGTTCACATGCTGCGCCGCTACACCGACCGCTATACGCTGCTCTATGACGGCGACTCGGCGGGCATTCGCGCAGCGCGGCGCGGCGTCGAACTATTTTTTGAACAAGGCCTCGCAGTCAAAGTCGCATTGTTGCCCGGCGGACAAGACCCCGACGATTTTTTGCGCGAAAAAGGCGAAGCCGCTATGCAGCAACTACTTGACGAACCGCTGGACGGCTTCGAGTTTAATTTATTGCAAGAAATGCAAGGACGCGATCCGTCCCTGCCCCAAGATAAAAGCGCCATCGTTGAAGGGGTCACGCCGCTGCTGCTGCGCATCCCCGAAGCCTTCATTCGCAACGACTACGTTCGCATGTTAGCGGAACGCATCGGCTCCGACGCAGGCGCCTTACAAGAAGCGATCAACACCAAAGCGTCCAGAACCCGCGCGCCGCAAATTCGCCAAACCAGTGAAGCGCCTCCCACCCAGCAACAAACAGACGTCGTCGATCCCATGCGTATGCAGAAAGAAGCGCTGGTTCGTCTGCTTGCGTTTCAACACCGCTTCATTTTGCCGGACGGCATGTTAGAAGCACAACGGCCGTGGCTATTTGAAGACGCCGAATGGTCGCAAACTTTGCCCGAATTGACGACAGCCTTTCGCGTCAATTCACGACTGGATCGAATCATCGAAACTTTGTTAGGCGATAAACCCGGCCCGACAAGCGAACCATCGGCGCTCCGGCTGTCTTCTTTATTTCCTGACAACCAAGACGCGGCGGCTTTCCTACGCATCATCGAAAGCGAGGGAATGCCCAACCGCGAAAAAGGGCTTCGCAAAATGCACGATGAAGTAATGGACGGTCTGCAACAAGAATTACAAAAACGAAATTGGCAACAAACAAAATTAGACGCGCAATCAGACCCAATGCAAGCGCTCAAGGCGCTCGATCAACAATTGTTTGCGCAGAAAGACGAACCCACTCCATGA
- a CDS encoding PIN domain-containing protein, with product MFLIDTHVWLERLFDSEHSDDVGKLLNHYSSDKLFATAFSLNGISMILKRHQHDDVLARFVLDVFVDGGSTLIHLEPEDIKRILRTMDQCGLDYHDAHQYVAAEKYHLTIVSYNDAFDSTPLGRKTPAQIMVMM from the coding sequence ATGTTTTTGATAGATACGCATGTATGGTTGGAGCGCTTGTTCGACAGCGAACATTCAGACGATGTTGGCAAATTGCTCAATCACTATTCGTCTGACAAATTATTTGCAACGGCGTTTTCGCTGAACGGCATTTCGATGATCTTAAAACGCCATCAACATGATGATGTGTTGGCGCGGTTTGTTTTGGATGTGTTTGTCGACGGCGGCAGTACGTTGATTCATCTGGAGCCGGAAGACATCAAGCGCATTCTTCGCACCATGGACCAATGCGGCCTCGATTATCACGACGCCCATCAGTATGTCGCGGCGGAAAAATATCACCTGACCATCGTCAGTTATAATGACGCTTTTGATAGTACGCCGTTGGGCCGAAAGACGCCCGCTCAAATCATGGTGATGATGTAA
- a CDS encoding DUF1295 domain-containing protein has protein sequence MNPFMIFLFCSLLVSFIMLVVFFIQWKTKDASIVDVAWSANLAILVLIYAFFLDGYALRQNVLFALVCIWYIRLSLHLLFDRVMGKEEDGRYQSIRKEYKGNVQFFFLGFFQLQALADALLSISFLIVAINPKPFLDVFDGIAIVLWALSFTGGAISDYQLSKFRSNPLNRGKTCRVGLWQYSRHPNYFFEWLQWLVYPLLAVGSPYWYLTLLAPAMMLYFIVFVTGIPTSETQALRSRGGDYRDYQNTTSPFIPWFPKNR, from the coding sequence TGAATCCATTTATGATTTTTCTTTTTTGTAGTTTACTTGTTTCCTTCATTATGCTTGTTGTATTTTTCATTCAATGGAAGACGAAGGATGCAAGCATTGTTGATGTAGCGTGGTCTGCAAATTTAGCAATCCTTGTTTTAATATACGCTTTTTTTCTCGATGGTTATGCGTTGAGACAAAATGTTTTGTTTGCATTGGTCTGCATTTGGTATATTCGTTTATCATTGCACTTGCTTTTTGATCGAGTCATGGGAAAAGAAGAAGACGGACGTTATCAAAGTATACGAAAAGAATATAAAGGGAATGTTCAATTCTTTTTTCTCGGTTTTTTTCAGTTACAAGCGCTGGCTGATGCGCTGCTTTCAATCTCTTTTCTTATTGTCGCAATCAACCCCAAGCCATTTTTAGATGTTTTTGACGGTATAGCGATTGTATTATGGGCGCTTTCATTCACAGGAGGGGCAATCTCTGATTATCAACTTTCAAAATTTCGTTCAAATCCCCTCAATCGTGGGAAAACCTGCCGAGTTGGATTATGGCAATATAGCAGACATCCAAACTATTTCTTTGAATGGCTTCAATGGCTGGTGTATCCATTGCTTGCGGTTGGTTCTCCCTATTGGTATTTAACGCTGCTTGCGCCTGCCATGATGCTATATTTTATTGTATTTGTTACGGGAATTCCGACATCAGAGACTCAGGCTCTCCGCAGTCGGGGAGGCGATTATCGAGATTATCAAAATACAACGAGTCCATTCATACCATGGTTTCCTAAAAATCGTTGA
- the tmk gene encoding dTMP kinase, translating into MKSSTKSKKKFYGRGIPAVNLKELSGKLIAIEGADGSGRSTQINMLRDGLEKEGYATVHVGLSRSTLVSEELEKAKDGNVLGRRTMALFYATDFCDQLENVIIPALRSGYIVIADRYIYTLMVRDIVRKLESDWIESLYGIAIIPDAVFYLRVSPDNLLERTFQKSRTLDYWESGMDIGLSLDMFESFKKYQRLIQMEFAKIQDRYDFEVINGNRSATAIGKELQEKVLAVLSE; encoded by the coding sequence ATGAAGTCCTCGACGAAATCCAAGAAAAAATTCTATGGACGCGGCATTCCCGCCGTCAATTTGAAAGAGCTGAGCGGCAAATTGATCGCAATCGAAGGCGCTGACGGCTCGGGGCGTTCGACGCAAATCAACATGTTGCGCGATGGTTTAGAAAAAGAGGGCTACGCGACCGTACACGTTGGGCTGAGCCGCTCGACTTTGGTGAGTGAGGAACTCGAAAAAGCCAAAGACGGCAATGTGTTGGGGCGCCGTACGATGGCGCTGTTTTATGCGACCGACTTTTGCGACCAACTCGAAAATGTTATTATCCCTGCGCTGCGTTCGGGGTATATCGTCATTGCCGACCGCTATATCTATACGCTGATGGTTCGTGATATTGTCCGTAAACTTGAATCGGATTGGATCGAGTCGCTATATGGGATTGCGATCATACCCGATGCAGTATTTTATTTGCGCGTAAGCCCTGACAATTTACTGGAGCGTACGTTTCAAAAGAGCCGTACGCTCGATTATTGGGAATCGGGCATGGACATCGGGCTTTCGCTCGATATGTTTGAAAGTTTTAAAAAATATCAGCGGCTGATTCAAATGGAATTTGCGAAAATACAAGACCGCTATGATTTTGAAGTCATCAATGGAAACCGGTCTGCAACCGCAATTGGGAAAGAGTTGCAGGAAAAAGTGTTGGCTGTGTTGTCAGAATAA
- a CDS encoding DUF1080 domain-containing protein, whose translation MIRKFVLLALTVAVFASGAVYAQDDVAKEKIEPYLGNWALDLPGGAGWLNVRMVDNKYLDGDILWMGGSVVPVANVYWFQRGLVVTRVHNTPRIWEGGKVVRSHTRTQAMYISIDPDDKDKIKVTSGEPKSNGLGVNMMEFTGKRIPPHPAAPDLSSLKYGEPVKLFNGENLDGWKLTHDGAVSGWFVKDGVLGNDPKQEKGKPHINYGNLRTVNEFEDFNLTMNVKVLPGNNSGVYLRGIYEVQVADTYGKPLDSHNMGAVYSRITPSVNAEKPANEWQTYDITLCDRHITVILNDTVIIDNQPVMGCTGGALTSDEFKPGPLYLQGDHTGVEYKNIILKPIIK comes from the coding sequence ATGATTCGCAAATTCGTTTTACTTGCTTTAACCGTCGCAGTCTTTGCTTCGGGCGCCGTCTATGCTCAAGACGATGTCGCCAAAGAAAAAATTGAGCCGTATTTAGGCAACTGGGCGCTTGACCTGCCCGGCGGCGCTGGTTGGCTGAATGTCCGTATGGTCGATAACAAGTATCTAGACGGCGACATTCTCTGGATGGGCGGCAGCGTGGTTCCCGTCGCGAACGTCTATTGGTTCCAACGCGGCTTGGTGGTCACGCGAGTGCACAACACCCCGCGCATTTGGGAAGGCGGCAAAGTCGTCCGCAGCCACACCCGCACCCAAGCCATGTATATCTCCATCGACCCTGACGACAAAGACAAAATCAAAGTTACCAGCGGTGAACCCAAATCAAACGGTCTTGGCGTCAACATGATGGAATTCACAGGCAAGCGCATCCCACCGCATCCCGCCGCGCCGGATTTGTCCAGCCTGAAATACGGCGAACCCGTTAAATTATTCAACGGCGAGAACCTCGACGGTTGGAAACTTACCCATGACGGCGCTGTCAGCGGTTGGTTCGTCAAAGACGGCGTCTTGGGCAATGACCCCAAACAAGAAAAAGGCAAGCCGCATATCAACTACGGAAACCTACGCACGGTTAATGAATTTGAAGACTTCAACCTCACCATGAACGTGAAAGTCCTGCCCGGCAACAACAGCGGCGTCTACTTGCGCGGCATCTATGAAGTTCAGGTTGCAGACACCTACGGCAAGCCGCTCGACAGCCATAACATGGGCGCCGTCTACAGCCGCATTACGCCTAGCGTGAACGCGGAAAAACCCGCAAACGAATGGCAAACCTATGACATCACATTGTGCGACCGTCACATCACCGTTATCTTGAATGATACCGTGATTATCGACAATCAACCTGTCATGGGTTGCACCGGCGGCGCGTTGACTTCAGATGAATTCAAGCCCGGCCCTCTCTACTTACAGGGCGACCACACCGGCGTTGAATACAAAAACATCATACTCAAACCCATCATCAAATAA
- a CDS encoding metal ABC transporter substrate-binding protein, with amino-acid sequence MKYERYPLTIEKMIKQLYLSILFALVSFPVVAKPQYVATIQPLASVLKQIVGEQADVDRLLPGGASPHTYEPRPSDMKKAHNALALFFVSNELDGWAKRLTTKPAIQAIDYLPKSFQLEPLEEDHHDHDHDHGVVDPHFWLDPLSVKAVVPGLLKALQQCETELKPEYTTQSEQLIAELDSLHQWIEKTLAPLQGKSVLLTHSAFQYYLKRYGIKIAGVIEASPGKTPSPKRIKQLIDLVREQDVSAILTEPQLSNSPARVLAESVGVKLIEVDPLGGVEGRLTYQDLLRYNTKKLLEALQ; translated from the coding sequence ATGAAGTATGAACGCTATCCATTAACGATTGAGAAAATGATAAAACAACTCTACTTGTCCATTTTATTTGCGCTGGTCTCATTCCCGGTTGTCGCCAAACCGCAATATGTCGCGACCATTCAACCGCTTGCGTCTGTTCTTAAGCAAATCGTTGGTGAGCAAGCCGACGTGGACCGCTTATTGCCGGGCGGGGCGTCGCCTCATACCTATGAACCTCGCCCGTCTGATATGAAGAAAGCGCATAATGCGCTTGCGTTGTTTTTTGTCTCAAATGAATTAGACGGCTGGGCCAAGCGCCTGACCACAAAACCCGCAATTCAAGCGATTGACTATTTACCAAAATCATTTCAATTGGAACCTCTCGAAGAAGATCATCACGACCATGACCACGATCATGGCGTTGTTGATCCTCACTTTTGGCTAGACCCGCTTTCCGTCAAAGCCGTAGTCCCCGGATTATTAAAAGCGCTGCAACAATGCGAGACGGAACTCAAGCCGGAATATACGACGCAGTCGGAGCAACTGATCGCTGAACTCGACTCGCTTCACCAATGGATCGAGAAAACGCTGGCGCCGCTACAAGGCAAATCGGTCTTGCTGACGCATTCGGCATTTCAGTATTATTTGAAGCGCTATGGAATCAAAATCGCTGGCGTGATTGAAGCCTCGCCCGGCAAGACGCCCTCGCCGAAACGTATCAAGCAACTCATTGACTTGGTGAGAGAGCAGGACGTCTCTGCGATCCTGACTGAACCTCAACTGTCCAATAGTCCCGCGCGGGTATTAGCGGAATCGGTCGGCGTGAAATTAATAGAAGTTGATCCCTTAGGCGGAGTCGAAGGGCGCCTCACCTATCAGGACCTTCTTCGTTACAATACGAAAAAACTGCTTGAGGCGTTGCAATGA
- the tmk gene encoding dTMP kinase, producing the protein MANMKGKLIAVEGLDGAGKSTQVYLLKRWMELSGVKVFFTEWDSSVLVKRATNKGKKRNLLTPTTFSLIHCTDFADRYERQVLPLLKAGYIVLCDRYIYTAFARDAVRGCDKEWVRKLYSFATPPDITFYLKAPLSIVLDRVMAAKPEFQYHEAGLDLNLSDDTNTSFSLLQKELQKEYEGMISEYKFQVVNAGTPIEELQEQMREVVSKRIDFSNYQWRTKA; encoded by the coding sequence ATGGCAAACATGAAGGGCAAACTCATCGCCGTCGAAGGACTCGACGGAGCGGGCAAGTCAACCCAGGTCTATCTATTGAAACGTTGGATGGAATTGTCCGGCGTTAAAGTCTTCTTTACGGAGTGGGACTCGTCTGTCTTGGTTAAGCGCGCGACCAACAAAGGCAAGAAACGTAACCTGCTTACTCCAACGACATTCTCGCTGATTCATTGCACCGACTTTGCCGACCGCTATGAACGTCAGGTGCTGCCGCTGTTAAAGGCGGGGTATATTGTTCTTTGCGACCGGTATATTTATACCGCGTTCGCTCGCGATGCCGTGCGCGGCTGCGACAAAGAATGGGTGCGAAAACTCTATAGTTTTGCGACTCCGCCGGATATCACTTTCTATCTTAAAGCGCCGCTTTCGATTGTTCTCGACCGCGTGATGGCCGCCAAGCCGGAGTTTCAATATCACGAGGCGGGGCTGGACCTGAATTTGTCCGACGACACCAACACCAGTTTTTCGCTGCTGCAAAAAGAACTGCAAAAAGAATATGAAGGCATGATTTCTGAATATAAATTTCAGGTTGTGAATGCTGGAACGCCCATCGAAGAGTTGCAGGAACAAATGCGTGAAGTTGTATCAAAGCGCATCGACTTTTCCAACTACCAATGGAGGACAAAAGCATGA
- a CDS encoding 4-hydroxy-3-methylbut-2-enyl diphosphate reductase: MLPQAPDVPVYRKGFGLKEDVAGELRKEYRSAMIQHLRDNGFEVQVDNLRILLAKEFGFCYGVDRAIDYAYETRQMFPDKTLYITYQIIHNPRVNSKLREMGVRFLSGGEDENYSVDDVTPDDVVILPAFGASMEKMDELKQIGCTMVDTTCGSVMHVWKRVERYAKDNFTAIIHGKYYHEETIATASHATKFKDGKYIIVRDEEEAQFVCDYILNGGDRDIFLRKFEKAISPNFNPDTDLKCMGVANQTTMLSSESLHIAKMIQKAMEDRFGKEHIKEHFRSFDTICSATQERQDAIIELGSKKPDLILVVGGYNSSNTNHLCEIGLKYGPTYHISDVDGILSSDVIRHKPFGEKEEIQTEGWLPQGKATVGVTAGASTPDKVVGEVIDRVLECRGFRLEEVFQNVAPLRES; encoded by the coding sequence ATGCTGCCTCAGGCCCCGGATGTACCAGTTTATCGTAAAGGATTCGGCCTCAAAGAAGATGTTGCGGGCGAATTACGAAAAGAATACCGTAGCGCGATGATCCAACATTTGCGTGATAATGGCTTCGAAGTGCAAGTGGACAACCTGCGAATCTTGTTAGCCAAAGAGTTCGGTTTTTGTTACGGCGTTGACCGGGCGATTGATTACGCCTACGAAACGCGCCAGATGTTTCCCGACAAAACGTTGTATATCACCTATCAGATCATTCATAACCCGCGCGTCAATTCTAAATTGCGCGAAATGGGCGTGCGTTTTTTATCGGGCGGAGAAGACGAAAACTACAGCGTTGACGACGTGACGCCTGATGATGTGGTGATTCTCCCTGCGTTTGGCGCCAGCATGGAAAAAATGGATGAGTTGAAGCAAATCGGCTGTACGATGGTCGATACCACCTGCGGCTCAGTGATGCACGTTTGGAAGCGGGTGGAGCGCTACGCGAAAGATAATTTCACGGCAATTATTCACGGCAAATATTATCATGAAGAAACCATCGCCACCGCCTCGCACGCGACAAAATTTAAAGACGGGAAGTACATTATCGTTCGCGATGAAGAAGAAGCGCAGTTTGTTTGCGACTATATTCTCAACGGCGGAGACAGAGATATTTTCTTAAGGAAGTTTGAAAAAGCGATCAGCCCCAATTTTAATCCTGATACAGACTTGAAGTGCATGGGCGTCGCCAATCAAACTACCATGTTGAGCAGCGAGTCGCTTCATATCGCCAAGATGATTCAAAAAGCGATGGAAGACCGCTTTGGCAAGGAACACATCAAAGAGCATTTCCGCTCGTTTGATACCATTTGCAGCGCGACCCAAGAGCGCCAGGACGCCATCATTGAATTGGGTTCCAAAAAACCGGATTTGATTTTGGTTGTCGGCGGCTACAACAGCAGCAACACCAATCATCTGTGTGAGATTGGTTTGAAGTATGGGCCTACATATCACATTAGCGATGTCGATGGCATTCTCTCAAGCGATGTGATTCGTCATAAACCCTTTGGCGAGAAAGAAGAAATTCAAACCGAAGGCTGGCTGCCGCAAGGTAAAGCGACGGTGGGCGTGACCGCAGGCGCTTCGACTCCTGATAAAGTGGTCGGCGAAGTGATCGACCGGGTGTTGGAATGCCGTGGATTTCGCCTGGAAGAGGTTTTTCAGAATGTGGCGCCTCTGCGGGAATCCTAA
- a CDS encoding ABC transporter ATP-binding protein: MNGPAIEANGLTVRFGDYIALDALSVTVPESAFVAVLGPNGAGKSTFLKACLGLLQPIQGSLKIFNQSPETFPAERLGYVPQIKTLDRTFPALAMELVATGVSCTWPGRLRGEKKDKVFHALEQVGVGHLATRSLSRLSGGELQRIYLARGLIREPRLVLLDEPATGIDPAGEQDMFRVLESYQSRSKATILMITHDWHTAVHHASHILVLNRKAIGFGESSPELADALSREAFGHIGHNHPYERHS, encoded by the coding sequence ATGAATGGCCCTGCCATCGAAGCGAACGGCTTGACCGTACGTTTCGGAGATTACATCGCGCTGGATGCGCTGTCGGTTACGGTTCCCGAATCGGCGTTTGTTGCGGTGCTCGGCCCCAATGGCGCGGGCAAGTCGACCTTTCTCAAAGCGTGTTTGGGATTACTCCAACCCATTCAAGGTTCCTTAAAAATCTTTAATCAATCGCCTGAAACCTTTCCTGCAGAACGCTTGGGGTACGTCCCTCAGATCAAGACGCTGGACCGTACCTTTCCCGCATTGGCGATGGAACTGGTTGCGACTGGCGTCAGCTGCACGTGGCCGGGGCGGTTGCGCGGCGAAAAAAAAGACAAAGTGTTTCATGCGTTAGAACAAGTGGGCGTCGGCCATTTGGCGACGCGCTCGCTCAGCCGCTTGTCGGGCGGGGAACTGCAACGCATTTACCTCGCGCGCGGTTTGATTCGCGAGCCGCGTTTGGTGTTGTTAGATGAACCCGCAACCGGAATCGACCCGGCGGGCGAGCAGGACATGTTTCGCGTACTTGAAAGTTATCAATCCAGAAGCAAGGCGACGATCTTGATGATTACCCATGACTGGCACACCGCCGTTCACCACGCCAGTCATATTTTGGTCTTGAACCGCAAAGCAATCGGGTTTGGCGAGTCGTCGCCTGAACTGGCTGACGCGCTGTCGCGCGAGGCGTTCGGGCATATCGGCCATAACCACCCCTACGAGAGGCATTCTTAA
- the tpx gene encoding thiol peroxidase produces MERTGVITFKGGAMTLVGPELKVGEAAPDFCVVDNGLQPVKLSDFKGQVVIISSVPSVDTPVCELQTKRFNEEANKLNAKVLTVSLDLPFAQKRFCAAEGLDKVVTVSDYQQRNFAETFGVLIKELCLCTRAVFVVDKDGKLTYQEIVGEVTEHPDYDKALEAAKAAGA; encoded by the coding sequence ATGGAACGTACAGGCGTAATTACGTTTAAGGGCGGCGCGATGACATTGGTCGGCCCTGAACTCAAAGTCGGCGAAGCGGCCCCGGATTTTTGCGTGGTTGATAATGGGTTGCAGCCCGTCAAGTTGTCAGATTTCAAAGGCCAAGTGGTGATTATTTCTTCCGTGCCCTCGGTCGATACTCCGGTTTGTGAATTGCAAACCAAGCGCTTCAACGAAGAAGCCAACAAATTAAACGCCAAAGTGCTGACAGTCAGCCTCGACCTGCCTTTTGCGCAAAAACGCTTCTGCGCGGCGGAAGGCCTCGACAAAGTTGTGACCGTTTCAGACTACCAACAACGCAATTTCGCCGAAACCTTCGGCGTCTTGATTAAAGAACTCTGCCTTTGTACGCGGGCGGTGTTTGTGGTCGACAAAGACGGCAAGTTGACGTACCAGGAAATCGTCGGTGAAGTGACCGAACACCCCGACTATGATAAAGCGCTCGAAGCAGCCAAAGCGGCTGGCGCGTAA
- a CDS encoding metal ABC transporter permease, translating to MWDALSLPFMQRALVAGFLVGALASYFGVFIIQRRLSFMGNGLAHAAFGGVALGVLLGVTPLWAALPFTVAAAVGITWVRDKTELGGDTVVGIFFALTMALGIIFLALKRDYAVEAHTFLFGSILAVTNTDLLITSLLCCLTLAIWPIWRRWAYATFDRELALTDRIQVSRDDYWLSILVALTVVVCVKMVGVVLIAAFLVIPAATARLLARTFFQMTWLSVALGSSSAVAGLLLSYELDLPSGAVIVLLQSALFFGAFCVRKFFNS from the coding sequence ATGTGGGATGCGCTTAGCCTTCCCTTTATGCAGCGCGCACTGGTCGCGGGCTTTCTGGTCGGCGCCTTGGCGAGTTATTTCGGCGTCTTTATTATTCAGCGCCGCTTGAGTTTCATGGGCAACGGGCTTGCTCACGCCGCGTTTGGCGGGGTGGCGCTTGGCGTGTTGTTGGGCGTGACGCCGTTGTGGGCGGCGCTGCCGTTTACGGTCGCGGCGGCGGTGGGCATCACCTGGGTCCGTGATAAAACCGAACTCGGCGGCGATACTGTCGTCGGAATCTTTTTCGCTTTAACGATGGCGCTGGGGATCATCTTTCTTGCATTAAAACGCGATTACGCCGTCGAAGCGCACACGTTTCTATTTGGATCGATTCTGGCAGTTACGAATACTGACTTGCTGATTACATCGCTGTTATGCTGTCTTACGCTTGCGATCTGGCCGATCTGGCGGCGCTGGGCGTACGCGACCTTCGATAGGGAACTGGCGCTGACGGATCGCATCCAAGTGAGCCGCGACGACTATTGGCTTTCAATCCTGGTTGCATTGACCGTCGTGGTTTGCGTCAAGATGGTGGGGGTGGTATTGATCGCCGCGTTTTTGGTGATCCCCGCCGCGACCGCGCGATTGTTGGCGCGCACGTTTTTTCAGATGACTTGGCTCTCTGTCGCGCTTGGTTCAAGCAGCGCCGTTGCGGGACTCTTGCTTTCCTATGAACTCGACCTGCCCAGCGGCGCGGTGATTGTGTTGTTGCAATCCGCGTTATTCTTCGGGGCCTTCTGCGTACGAAAATTCTTTAATTCCTAA
- a CDS encoding ROK family protein, producing the protein MAASAGQKNHVVGIDLGGTKILSAVVDREGNVLSRAKKKTKAQRTSDEILLRLEECSREAIEASGVPASEIAAVGIGSPGPLDPITGCILETPNLNLSNAPIAPYLIEKLAMPVFLDNDVNVGTFGEFTYGAAKGKQHVIGIFLGTGVGGGVILNGEPFHGASLNAGELGHTKIVAYGDKCGCGDRGCLEAYASKTAMIKRIKKRISKGKKSILTDLTNGDWTKLTSSVFVKAIEANDKITVNEIHRASKYTGVAVGSLMNILSPEMVVIGGGLVEALEAQIMPDIRYHAERNCFPIMSEKCEIVPAMLGDDAGILGAAAIAWKRLESA; encoded by the coding sequence ATGGCTGCAAGCGCCGGACAAAAAAATCATGTGGTTGGAATTGACCTGGGCGGGACCAAAATCCTCTCCGCCGTTGTTGATCGAGAAGGCAATGTTCTTTCACGCGCCAAAAAGAAAACCAAGGCGCAGCGCACTTCAGATGAAATTTTGCTGCGGCTCGAAGAATGCAGCCGCGAAGCGATTGAAGCCTCCGGCGTCCCGGCGAGTGAAATTGCCGCTGTGGGCATCGGTTCGCCCGGTCCGCTTGACCCGATCACAGGCTGTATTCTCGAAACACCGAATTTGAACTTAAGCAATGCGCCGATTGCGCCCTACCTCATTGAGAAATTAGCCATGCCCGTTTTTCTCGATAACGACGTAAACGTGGGCACTTTCGGTGAATTCACCTATGGCGCCGCCAAAGGAAAACAGCATGTCATTGGCATCTTTCTTGGAACCGGCGTCGGCGGCGGCGTGATTTTAAACGGCGAGCCGTTTCACGGCGCGAGTTTGAATGCGGGAGAATTGGGCCACACCAAAATTGTTGCGTACGGTGACAAATGCGGCTGCGGCGACCGGGGCTGCCTCGAGGCGTACGCCAGCAAAACCGCCATGATTAAACGGATTAAAAAACGCATCAGTAAAGGCAAAAAGTCAATTCTAACGGACCTGACGAACGGCGATTGGACAAAACTCACCAGCAGCGTATTCGTCAAGGCGATTGAAGCCAACGACAAAATCACCGTCAATGAAATTCATCGCGCTTCAAAATACACGGGCGTTGCGGTCGGCAGTTTGATGAATATTCTCAGCCCTGAAATGGTGGTCATCGGCGGCGGTTTGGTCGAAGCGCTTGAGGCCCAGATCATGCCGGACATTCGCTACCACGCTGAGCGCAATTGCTTCCCGATCATGTCTGAAAAATGCGAGATTGTCCCCGCGATGTTGGGCGATGACGCAGGCATTCTCGGCGCCGCCGCGATTGCATGGAAGCGGCTCGAAAGCGCTTAA